A part of Brassica rapa cultivar Chiifu-401-42 chromosome A05, CAAS_Brap_v3.01, whole genome shotgun sequence genomic DNA contains:
- the LOC103854463 gene encoding guanylate kinase 3, chloroplastic, whose translation MFHRFCSSLSRSSIIFPKSIKSPPLPFPRSLRRSPLTLSFSSFKMSDTDKPIPSPTKQETIRSLESHLGSPFTSSPIIPPPNQLIIVISGPSGVGKDAVINKLREAREHLHFVVTATSRPMRPGEVDGRDYFFVTRDDFLSMVENEELLEYALVYGEYKGIPKRQIRESMSKGEDIVLRVDIQGAQTLRKILGNSAVFVFLVAESEVAMVERLVDRKTESQEELLVRVATAREEVRHLKSFDYVVVNAKGRLDDAVRRVEAIIDAEKSRVHQRAVRI comes from the coding sequence ATGTTTCACCGGTTCTgctcctctctctctcgctccTCCATCATCTTCCCCAAATCCATAAAGTCTCCTCCTTTACCTTTCCCTCGCTCCCTCCGTCGATCTCCTCTTActctctccttctcctccttcAAAATGTCCGATACCGACAAACCAATCCCATCTCCGACCAAACAAGAAACCATCCGCTCTCTCGAATCCCACCTCGGCTCCCCCTTCACCTCCTCCCCCATCATCCCCCCTCCCAACCAACTCATCATCGTCATCTCCGGCCCCAGCGGCGTCGGCAAAGACGCCGTCATCAACAAGCTCCGAGAAGCCCGCGAACACCTCCACTTCGTCGTCACCGCCACCAGCCGCCCGATGCGTCCCGGCGAAGTAGACGGCAGAGACTACTTCTTCGTCACCAGAGACGACTTCTTATCAATGGTGGAGAACGAGGAGCTTTTAGAATACGCCTTGGTCTACGGAGAGTACAAAGGCATCCCCAAGAGGCAGATCCGCGAGTCCATGTCCAAAGGGGAAGACATCGTCCTCAGAGTCGACATCCAAGGAGCGCAGACGCTGCGGAAGATCCTCGGTAACTCCGCTGTGTTTGTGTTCTTGGTTGCGGAGAGTGAGGTTGCGATGGTGGAGAGGTTGGTTGATAGGAAGACGGAGAGTCAGGAGGAGTTGCTTGTGAGAGTGGCGACGGCGAGGGAGGAGGTTAGGCATTTGAAGAGCTTTGATTACGTTGTGGTGAATGCCAAAGGGAGGCTTGATGATGCGGTGAGGCGCGTGGAAGCTATTATTGATGCGGAGAAGTCTAGAGTTCACCAGAGGGCTGTCAGGATTTGA
- the LOC103854796 gene encoding F-box protein DOR-like, with the protein MKTRKWTWLTGFLGYDPVEKQHKVLAMTSRNDRSKEHQVLTLGTGNLTWRMVKCGKPHPFPEVYASMGSEKYSFVKPPPERNLKMEKLINFQGKLASVRSRIFDSEESLSLEILILKDPKKHEWAIRIFNLPPMWKDGAAGKYLDVVGVTATNELVLSPRFPSYLYYYNFVSEDISRVDIRGIGAFEKEPRAHVILNHVEDAKIMELF; encoded by the exons ATGAAGACAAGGAAGTGGACTTGGTTGACAGGCTTTTTAGGGTATGATCCCGTCGAGAAACAACACAAGGTGTTGGCAATGACCAGCCGAAATGATAGATCGAAGGAGCATCAGGTTCTCACGTTGGGAACTGGGAACCTGACTTGGAGAATGGTAAAATGTGGGAAACCTCATCCTTTTCCGGAGGTTTATGCATCAATGGG ATCTGAGAAGTACAGCTTTGTTAAACCACCCCCGGAAAGAAATTTAAAGATGGAAAAGCTGATCAACTTCCAAGGTAAATTGGCTTCAGTAAGGTCCAGAATCTTTGATAGTGAAGAAAGTTTAAGTTTagagattttgattctaaaagaCCCTAAAAAGCATGAATGGGCCATACGTATTTTCAATCTACCTCCTATGTGGAAGGACGGAGCTGCAGGGAAGTACTTAGACGTTGTTGGAGTTACTGCTACAAATGAATTAGTTTTGTCACCTCGCTTTCCATCCTACCTTTACTACTACAATTTCGTCAGCGAAGATATATCAAGAGTTGATATCCGGGGAATTGGAGCGTTTGAGAAGGAACCTAGAGCTCACGTAATACTGAACCATGTTGAGGATGCCAAGATTATGGAATTGTTTTAG
- the LOC103854462 gene encoding uncharacterized protein LOC103854462 — translation MGSEKFGDDGRSIHLQVLELQKLEEARGSSDTVLDFRNSVEKGDSGETADATPASSAIAFHRSSSPPEQKLTLFALRLAIIEKIATCLGTLGFIWATVVLLGGFAITLEKSDFWFITVILLIEGTRIFSRSHELEWQHQATWTVAGVGISSFRALQASSVSLLRNLKRISGGVLKPILENRLSQETPRTWKNSDVPLLPYAKWLYISTYVSRLLYWLQLLSATACVALSSYKLVRHNYGDIKDGELDKRNRKAALSIFYSLALAEALLFLAEKAYWEWQASVCNLLENVTKDCGFGVTGLVSIKRFFYDAYSKSVNGSIFDGVKMDMVSFAMELLGSSCPDEQLIGARILRQFAVNERFAEDTLEKIGINLPVIERLVEMLNWKDMQEEEIRRSAAEILSKLAGKKQNSLRVAGISGAMESISSLLQKTRSLGEAPDEIGERKIFHDHHLQYDYCRFNNLGLLILKKLSRDHDNCGKIGNTRGLLPKIIDFMHTDATLLKDENAEMVLSRVLTVKRSLQLVKMLVSMSGNTGRCLRKEISEIVFTVSNLRDVLRHGVRYPKLQKLGTEILSFLALETEARERIGVTGGVLKELFNIFLKSKAHGDVNESRVRIAAGEAIAMLALESRSNCVHILKLGVLVRLVDALEVPLVRVNAARVLRNLCMYSGHECFIDLMFIKAAAPTVLKSITSGDNKLQEVMLGLATQVFKFMSSEEAHVALTDSGIKKQELANSLVAILKKHDKPAIKVPRIRRFVIELAIWMMEDDVENVVMFRDLGMERELEKVLETTAELENFDVFSGTVGVSRHSRTVHWLAELALTFLKEDQP, via the exons ATGGGTTCCGAGAAATTTGGAGACGACGGTCGGAGCATCCATTTGCAg GTATTGGAGCTTCAAAAGTTGGAAGAAGCGCGAGGCTCAAGCGACACCGTATTAGATTTCAGAAACAGCGTCGAGAAAGGAGACAGCGGCGAAACCGCAGACGCTACCCCTGCTTCTTCCGCGATCGCGTTCCACCGATCATCATCCCCGCCTGAGCAAAAGCTCACACTATTCGCTCTCCGCCTTGCGATCATCGAGAAAATCGCTACCTGCCTCGGAACACTAGGTTTCATCTGGGCCACGGTGGTTCTTCTCGGCGGCTTCGCCATCACCCTCGAGAAATCCGATTTCTGGTTTATCACCGTCATCCTTCTTATAGAAGGCACTCGCATCTTCAGCAGAAGCCACGAGCTCGAGTGGCAGCATCAGGCCACGTGGACTGTCGCAGGCGTTGGAATCAGTAGCTTCCGTGCGTTACAAGCAAGCTCTGTTTCGCTTCTCAGGAATTTAAAACGAATCAG TGGAGGAGTCTTGAAGCCAATCCTCGAAAACAGATTAAGTCAAGAAACCCCTCGGACATGGAAAAACTCAGATGTTCCTCTGCTTCCCTACGCGAAATGGCTCTACATCTCAACCTACGTGAGCCGTCTTCTCTACTGGCTCCAGCTCCTTTCAGCCACTGCCTGCGTGGCTCTGTCTTCATACAAGCTCGTCAGACACAATTACGGAGATATTAAAGATGGAGAGCTGGACAAAAGGAACAGAAAAGCCGCTCTAAGCATCTTCTACTCGCTAGCCCTAGCCGAGGCTTTGCTGTTTCTTGCGGAGAAAGCTTACTGGGAGTGGCAGGCCAGTGTGTGTAATTTGCTTGAGAATGTGACTAAAGATTGTGGCTTTGGTGTTACTGGGTTGGTCTCTATAAAGAGATTCTTCTACGATGCTTACTCAAAGTCTGTGAATGGGAGCATCTTTGATGGGGTTAAGATGGATATGGTCAGCTTTGCTATGGAACTGTTGGGGTCTAGTTGCCCAGATGAACAGCTTATAGGTGCAAGAATTCTCAGACAGTTTGCGGTGAATGAGCGGTTCGCAGAGGATACCCTTGAGAAGATTGGAATCAACTTGCCTGTCATTGAAAG GTTGGTGGAGATGCTGAACTGGAAAGACATGCAAGAAGAAGAAATTAGGAGATCAGCAGCTGAGATACTATCAAAACTCGCTGGCAAGAAACAGAACTCTCTAAGAGTTGCCGGAATTTCTGGTGCCATGGAATCTATTTCATCACTGTTACAGAAGACAAGATCTTTAGGCGAGGCTCCTGACGAGATTGGAGAGAGGAAAATCTTCCACGACCATCATCTACAGTACGATTACTGTAGGTTCAACAACTTAGGCCTCTTGATTCTAAAGAAGTTATCCAGAGATCATGATAACTGTGGAAAAATCGGCAACACGAGAGGACTTCTTCCAAAGATTATTGACTTCATGCACACGGATGCAACACTCTTGAAGGATGAGAACGCAGAGATGGTTCTCTCACGAGTCTTGACAGTGAAACGGTCCTTGCAGCTAGTGAAAATGTTGGTAAGCATGAGTGGGAACACTGGGAGGTGTCTTAGGAAAGAAATCTCGGAGATCGTTTTCACAGTCAGTAACTTGAGAGATGTACTGCGTCATGGAGTGAGATACCCTAAACTACAGAAGCTTGGGACTGAGATTCTGAGCTTCCTGGCCCTTGAGACAGAGGCAAGGGAGAGAATTGGTGTGACTGGAGGTGTCTTGAAAGAGCTCTTCAACATTTTCTTGAAAAGCAAGGCACATGGGGATGTGAATGAGAGCCGGGTTAGAATCGCTGCAGGGGAAGCTATAGCTATGCTTGCTTTGGAAAGTAGAAGCAACTGCGTCCACATTTTAAAGCTTGGAGTGTTGGTAAGACTTGTGGATGCACTTGAGGTTCCTTTGGTCCGTGTCAATGCTGCGAGAGTGTTGAGAAACTTGTGCATGTACTCAGGGCATGAATGCTTTATAGACCTGATGTTCATTAAAGCAGCAGCTCCCACG GTGTTGAAATCAATAACATCAGGAGACAACAAACTACAAGAAGTGATGCTAGGGTTAGCAACACAAGTGTTCAAGTTCATGAGTTCAGAAGAAGCACACGTTGCACTGACAGATTCAGGGATCAAGAAGCAAGAACTGGCGAACTCGCTGGTTGCTATCCTGAAGAAACATGACAAGCCAGCGATTAAGGTTCCAAGAATTAGGAGGTTTGTGATTGAGCTGGCGATATGGATGATGGAAGATGACGTGGAGAACGTTGTGATGTTTAGAGATTTAGGTATGGAGAGAGAGCTGGAGAAAGTTCTTGAAACTACGGCTGAGCTTGAGAACTTTGATGTTTTCTCGGGCACGGTTGGTGTGAGCCGACATAGCAGAACGGTTCATTGGTTGGCTGAGTTGGCTTTAACATTTCTCAAGGAAGATCAACCATAA
- the LOC103854464 gene encoding BTB/POZ and MATH domain-containing protein 2 isoform X1 produces the protein MDAIRVCAEEVPGSSRPTLTESTSRTETINGSHEFKISGYSLAKGIGIGKYVASDTFTVGGFSWAIYFYPDGKSPEDNSLYVSLFIALASEGADVRALFELTLVDQSGNERHKVHSHFGRTLESGPYTLKYRGSMWGYKRFFKRTLLEESDYLKDDCLLVRCCVGVVKSSTEGPRSYNIPVPGSDLGYQFGKVLESGRGADVALLVDGETFLAHRVVLAARSPVFRAQLFGPLRNKNTKRINIEDIEAPIFKMFLHFIYWDELPDMEDLMGTDLKWASTLVAQHLLAAADRYALERLRTICESKLCEGISINTVATTLALAEQHHCFQLKAACLKFIALPANLKAVMETDGFDYLKESCPGLLSELLEYVARLSEHSLASSWNRKEFFPDGCDVNGRRVKQRLH, from the exons ATGGACGCGATTAGGGTTTGCGCGGAGGAGGTTCCCGGATCTTCGAGACCGACCCTCACGGAGTCTACCTCTCGCACGGAGACCATCAACGGCTCGCACGAATTCAAAATCAGCGGATACTCTCTCGCCAAAGGGATAGGGATAGGCAAATACGTGGCCTCGGACACCTTCACGGTCGGTGGATTCTCCTGGGCCATCTACTTCTACCCAGACGGGAAGAGTCCAGAGGATAACTCTCTCTACGTGTCTCTCTTTATAGCACTGGCGAGCGAAGGTGCTGACGTTAGAGCTTTGTTTGAGTTGACGCTCGTTGACCAGAGCGGTAACGAGAGGCATAAAGTGCATAGCCATTTCGGGAGGACTTTGGAGAGTGGGCCTTATACGCTTAAGTACAGAGGGAGTATGTG GGGATATAAGCGGTTTTTTAAGAGGACGCTGCTTGAGGAGTCTGATTATTTGAAGGATGATTGTCTTTTGGTAAGGTGTTGTGTTGGTGTGGTGAAGTCGAGCACTGAGGGGCCGAGGAGTTATAATATTCCTGTTCCGGGGTCTGACTTGGGTTATCAGTTTGGGAAGGTTTTGGAGAGTGGGAGAGGAGCTGATGTTGCTCTCCTTGTTGATGGAGAGACGTTTCTTGCTCACAGAGTGGTTCTTGCTGCTCGGTCTCCTGTTTTCAGGGCGCAGCTTTTTGGACCGTTGAGAAACAAAAATACGAAACGCATTAACATAGAAGACATTGAAGCCCCCATTTTCAAG ATGTTCCTTCATTTTATCTACTGGGACGAATTGCCTGATATGGAAGACTTAATGGGCACAGACTTGAAATGGGCGTCGACTCTCGTGGCTCAGCATCTGCTTGCGGCTGCAGACCGTTACGCTCTCGAGCGGCTTAGAACAATCTGCGAGTCAAAACTCTGCGAAGGAATCAGCATAAACACGGTTGCAACCACATTGGCTTTGGCAGAGCAGCATCATTGTTTCCAGCTGAAAGCTGCATGCCTCAAATTCATAGCTCTGCCAGCAAATCTGaaag ctgTGATGGAAACGGATGGGTTTGATTATCTGAAGGAAAGCTGCCCGGGCTTACTAAGTGAGCTTCTGGAGTATGTGGCTAGGCTGAGTGAGCATTCTTTAGCATCGTCATGGAATCGGAAAGAGTTTTTTCCTGATGGTTGTGACGTGAATGGGAGACGCGTCAAGCAGCGGTTACACTGA
- the LOC103854464 gene encoding BTB/POZ and MATH domain-containing protein 2 isoform X2, with translation MDAIRVCAEEVPGSSRPTLTESTSRTETINGSHEFKISGYSLAKGIGIGKYVASDTFTVGGFSWAIYFYPDGKSPEDNSLYVSLFIALASEGADVRALFELTLVDQSGNERHKVHSHFGRTLESGPYTLKYRGSMWGYKRFFKRTLLEESDYLKDDCLLVRCCVGVVKSSTEGPRSYNIPVPGSDLGYQFGKVLESGRGADVALLVDGETFLAHRVVLAARSPVFRAQLFGPLRNKNTKRINIEDIEAPIFKDILFASVQPGTFSWGAALVLNYITHPG, from the exons ATGGACGCGATTAGGGTTTGCGCGGAGGAGGTTCCCGGATCTTCGAGACCGACCCTCACGGAGTCTACCTCTCGCACGGAGACCATCAACGGCTCGCACGAATTCAAAATCAGCGGATACTCTCTCGCCAAAGGGATAGGGATAGGCAAATACGTGGCCTCGGACACCTTCACGGTCGGTGGATTCTCCTGGGCCATCTACTTCTACCCAGACGGGAAGAGTCCAGAGGATAACTCTCTCTACGTGTCTCTCTTTATAGCACTGGCGAGCGAAGGTGCTGACGTTAGAGCTTTGTTTGAGTTGACGCTCGTTGACCAGAGCGGTAACGAGAGGCATAAAGTGCATAGCCATTTCGGGAGGACTTTGGAGAGTGGGCCTTATACGCTTAAGTACAGAGGGAGTATGTG GGGATATAAGCGGTTTTTTAAGAGGACGCTGCTTGAGGAGTCTGATTATTTGAAGGATGATTGTCTTTTGGTAAGGTGTTGTGTTGGTGTGGTGAAGTCGAGCACTGAGGGGCCGAGGAGTTATAATATTCCTGTTCCGGGGTCTGACTTGGGTTATCAGTTTGGGAAGGTTTTGGAGAGTGGGAGAGGAGCTGATGTTGCTCTCCTTGTTGATGGAGAGACGTTTCTTGCTCACAGAGTGGTTCTTGCTGCTCGGTCTCCTGTTTTCAGGGCGCAGCTTTTTGGACCGTTGAGAAACAAAAATACGAAACGCATTAACATAGAAGACATTGAAGCCCCCATTTTCAAG GATATTCTGTTTGCGAGTGTACAACCCGGGACCTTCTCCTGGGGCGCTGCTCTTGTTCTCAATTATATAACTCACCCGGGATAA
- the LOC103854461 gene encoding mitogen-activated protein kinase kinase 8 produces the protein MALVRNNRFMNLKLSLPQAPSTSLPCFIPIATASTTVTSSTSNTISASDLERVNVLGFGSGGTVYKVSHKTTSATYALKKVKEDMDSTSRHQLLREIEILRLVDSPYVVKCHDIYEKPSGEVSILMEYMDLGTLESLRGNVVKEDQLALIARQVLKGLSYLHGLKIVHRDIKPANLLRNSREEVKIADFGVSKIMVKSLDKSNTFTGTCAYMSPERFDSEAADVSEEDKSNVYAGDIWSFGLTMLEILVGHFPLLAHEDKPDWATLMCAVCLGESPKAPEECSEELKSFVDCCLRKKPSERWTASQLLNHPFLLQQD, from the coding sequence ATGGCTTTGGTTAGAAACAATCGATTCATGAATCTCAAGCTTTCTCTTCCACAAGCTCCTTCCACTTCCCTCCCTTGCTTCATCCCCATCGCAACAGCCTCAACAACAGTTACTTCCTCCACAAGCAACACCATCTCTGCTTCTGATTTGGAGAGAGTCAACGTTCTAGGCTTCGGAAGCGGTGGAACCGTCTACAAAGTCAGCCACAAGACAACCTCAGCGACCTACGCGTTGAAGAAGGTCAAAGAAGACATGGATTCTACTTCCCGACACCAACTCCTCCGCGAGATAGAGATCCTCCGCCTTGTCGACTCTCCTTACGTTGTAAAGTGTCACGACATCTACGAGAAACCTTCCGGAGAAGTGTCTATTCTGATGGAGTACATGGACCTTGGTACGTTAGAGTCTCTACGCGGCAACGTCGTCAAAGAGGATCAGCTAGCTTTGATCGCACGTCAAGTTTTGAAAGGGTTAAGTTACTTGCATGGGCTCAAGATCGTTCATAGAGACATCAAGCCAGCGAATCTGCTACGTAACTCGAGAGAAGAGGTCAAGATCGCAGACTTTGGAGTGAGCAAGATCATGGTCAAGTCGTTAGACAAAAGCAACACGTTCACCGGCACGTGCGCCTACATGAGCCCCGAGAGATTCGACAGTGAAGCTGCTGATGTTTCGGAGGAAGACAAATCAAACGTTTACGCTGGAGATATTTGGAGTTTTGGTCTTACCATGCTGGAGATCTTGGTGGGTCACTTCCCTCTGCTTGCGCATGAAGATAAACCAGATTGGGCAACGCTTATGTGCGCTGTGTGCTTAGGAGAATCACCGAAAGCTCCCGAGGAATGCTCTGAAGAGTTGAAGAGTTTTGTTGATTGTTGTTTACGCAAGAAACCTAGCGAGAGATGGACAGCTTCACAGCTTCTCAACCACCCTTTTCTTCTCCAGCAAGATTAG